The Vulpes vulpes isolate BD-2025 chromosome 1, VulVul3, whole genome shotgun sequence genome contains the following window.
AGTGTACTCCAGGCACATGACATGGGTGCCCCTGGGGAATCAGGCTGACCTCTTCCCAGAGGGCACGATCAGACCTGTGCATGATGATATCCTCATTGCTCAGCTGAGGCCTGGCCAGGAGATAGACCTACTCATGCACTGTGTCAAGGGCATTGGTAAGAAACCTGTGGGTTGCCCAGGGCAGGAGGGTAGTTTGAGGACAGTGGGGCACAGGGTGTGACTAAGGGGCTGAGGTGAGATGTCCTAACAGGCAGAAAGCCAGTGGGCCTCTGCCATTAGGGGCTTTTTGAACGTCAAGAAGGGTTTCCCCACAGTCTCTGATATCTACCCTCCAGGAAAAGATCATGCCAAGTTTTCACCTGTGGCAACAGCCAGTTACAGGCTCCTGCCAGACATCACCCTGCTTGAGCCCGTGGAAGGGGATGCAGCGGAGGAGCTGAGCCGATGCTTCTCACCTGGTGTCATTGAGGTGCAGGAAGTCCAAGGTAGGACATTTGGGATGCCATGTGTTCAGGTCAGGAGTTAAAGTATGTTTTCTGCGAAGGGAGCAGAAATAAAAAGCTTCGGGCTCAGTTATTTAGAACAGGGTTTGTTTTCATTAGGTAAAAAGGTGGCCAGAGTGGCCAATCCCCGGCTAGATACCTTCAGCAGGGAAGTGTTCCGGAAGGAGAAGCTGAAGAAGGTCGTCCGCCTTGCGCGGGTTCGAGACCATTACATCTGTGAGTATCTGGTCaggcagagggtggggtggggcaggtcaGGTCAGTTCTGTGGCACTGCAGTTTCCTTGCAGAGTCCAGGTGTGGATTCTATAGCACTGTAGCTGGTATACAGCTCCTACCTGGGCTaatgtgtgtctctgcctcccagtCTCCGTCGAGTCAACAGGGGTGTTACCACCAGATGTGCTAGTGAGTGAAGCCATCAAGGTGCTGATGGGGAAGTGCCGACGGTTCTTGGATGAACTGGATGCAGTTCAGATGGACTGAGGTTTGCACCGGACTTACTGGCATGGCTGGCCTCGGATGCTCCTGAGCCAAGCTGAAGATCTTGGGTCCTGACCTGACCTGACAGACCTGCTAGAGTCTGGTGTGACTGGAGATCCTGGGTTTTCTGGGACAGTTCCAGTCTTTTCAGTCAGTATGTTTTGCTAAATGTGCCACAAAATGTGACCTCATGCCTTTGTAAGGCCTTAATGTAAATAAATTCACATCCAAATAAAGATCCTCTTATCAGAGACTACTACCTGAGTTTTAGCCCTCAAATATGGAGCCTCACCTCAGAAGAGGCTTGGCATTATTTAGCCCTTAGGAACATTGGGTTCTGGGGATACTGCAGGTTAGGGCCAAGTCCCTCTGAAGCCTTGAGGTGTGCCAAATTGAGGTGgttcctggggggtgggggggacagacaCTCAGCTAGACCAGAAAAAGTATGTGCCACTTAACCTATTATCAGAGGAAGTTTTTGAGGAAAAAGCATGGTTCACAGCTGTCCAGTCACACTGggtgggtgcctggctgactcagagcatgtgacttgattttaggattgtaaattcaagcctcacattgggtgatatagagattacttaaaaataaaatcttaaaaaaatgtcacACAAGGAACAGCAGGACTGTTCCCTTTGGACAGTCCCTTGGAATCTGGTCCAACGGCCACAGAGAACACTTGGGAGAAGATATGGGCTACTGGTCTAGGTCTGTCAGGGATAGCAATCTCTTTCTGGTTGTCATACTGTTTGAGAAAGCTTGATATAGCAGGTCCATCAGTCACAGTCCTTTGTGTCCAGTCCCCTCAGCAGGATGCTCAGGAGCAGTGACACCAGATGTCACTGGTTTGAAAAAGGCAGATGGGGCCCTTTCTGTATGAAACTTGAGATCTTTACTGACATGCAGATGTGCTTTAGAGTTAATGTTTCTACAAAAAGGTTCtataaacaatagaaaacttCTAGCATGAAGTCACAGGATGTTAAAAATATTACAGCACAATAAATACAACTATGCCCTCCACAGCCCCAACCACAGACAGGGGTAGGCAGCCATCAAGTCTGGAGGGAAGCCTACTCTGACATGGCTTTCACAGCTGACAGGAAGCAGCCCAAAGCACCACTCAGTAAGCAGGCATGGGGCAAATCTGTGCTATAGAAACAGCTACACAGGACCCCAAAGTCCTATTTCCCAACCAGGTTCGCTTCTCCCACCCTGCCCGGGTGCCACCAGCTCATAGCCGCAGCTTGAGCCCAGGCTATTCCACTCAGTCCTTTCTGAAACCCTCATGTCAGTGGACTACACCAATGACAGGCCTCTCTGTaaagaacacagacacacactgtATGCAATAAGCCGGTCTACAGTCAGCAGTGACCTGAAGGCTAGGGTCCTGCATTCATGTCCCCTCTGCTTACAGGGCCATTCAGTGACCTTTAGAACAGAGTGGAGCCTCACAATACAGGTTGTGATAGGAAggcatacttttttcttttggaaatggtCCATGAGAGAAGTGATCAGGGACCTGAAAGACCATGAGATTTTTGAAGGCACCTGGACCCAACTAGTCCGAGAAGAGACCAGTGGCTTTGCTAGCTGCTTGTTACAGACATAGCTTAGCTGGCCTGCATTATCCTCAGATGCCAGTGGCATCACATGACACTAGATAGGGTACTGTGGCTCTTATGCCTGAGTGGACCCTGGGGGCTGGGGAAACCACGCTGAGGGATTGCGCATGGAATATGTGTGACCTCTAAGGGGATGTCAGAAAGCACTCCAGATCCTGGCCCAGCCCTGGTCCCTGATGGGACTATACTTGACACTGTGCCCAGAGCTTGGCAGCAGCCTGTACCATAAATCCCATCAGGTAACCAGATTCTTGCTCAGAGAGGGAACTGGCTAAATTCAGTTCAGCACTCAGCACCTGACCCAGACATGCCCCGGGGTACAGGGAAGGTCTTCTCCCAGTCTAGCAGTAAGGGGGCTCAGTAGGACTTGCAGCAGCCCAGGAGCAACTCTGGAGCAAGCAGTGAGGACCGAGCCCTTATGTAAGCCCAGCTGGTTGCAGTGTTGGGTGTTAGCACCCCTAGTTACCACTCTACACAGGTGTATGGCTACATGGGTGTGGGAGGGCTTGGGGAGTAGGGCCAGTCTGCTCtagcttttctttcttggaaagttGAAACTCCAAGTAGAATGGGAGATACCTGGAAGATCTAGACGGAATGG
Protein-coding sequences here:
- the POLR1C gene encoding DNA-directed RNA polymerases I and III subunit RPAC1; protein product: MAAAQAVQEMRTRVVLGEFGVRNVHTTDFPGNYSGYDDAWDQDRFEKNFRVDVVHMDENSLEFDMVGIDAAIANAFRRILLAEVPTMAVEKVLVYNNTSIVQDEILAHRLGLIPIHADPRLFEYRNQGDDEGTEIDTLQFRLQVRCTRNPHAAKDSSDPNELYVNHKVYSRHMTWVPLGNQADLFPEGTIRPVHDDILIAQLRPGQEIDLLMHCVKGIGKDHAKFSPVATASYRLLPDITLLEPVEGDAAEELSRCFSPGVIEVQEVQGKKVARVANPRLDTFSREVFRKEKLKKVVRLARVRDHYIFSVESTGVLPPDVLVSEAIKVLMGKCRRFLDELDAVQMD